One window of the Camelina sativa cultivar DH55 chromosome 1, Cs, whole genome shotgun sequence genome contains the following:
- the LOC104777013 gene encoding protein PHOTOPERIOD-INDEPENDENT EARLY FLOWERING 1-like isoform X1, with the protein MNNLTASEETEKSPSVRRSNDSCGRLAKTKTHSHDLEPGTTTASAKCRKEDHTYDFNDEQEDVDFVVATGEEKDDETTLSLEEELAKAENEDHVEEISLLQKESEMPIEVLLARYKEDFGDKDISEDESEYSCAQSEESGVDSHENRQQANSDDENVDSTECKPDPKPCAEIVDGTSHEITEDNGKDSSDKIADAAAAARSAQPTGFTYSTTKVRTKLPFLLKHSLREYQHIGLDWLVTMYEKRLNGILADEMGLGKTIMTIALLAHLACDKGIWGPHLIVVPTSVMLNWETEFLKWCPAFKILTYFGSAKERKLKRQGWMKLNSFHVCITTYRLVIQDSKMFKRKKWKYLILDEAHLIKNWKSQRWQTLLNFNSKRRILLTGTPLQNDLMELWSLMHFLMPHVFQSHQEFKDWFCNPIAGMVEGQEKINKEVIDRLHNVLRPFLLRRLKRDVEKQLPSKHEHVIFCRLSKRQRNLYEDFIASTETQATLNSGSFFGMISIIMQLRKVCNHPDLFEGRPIVSSFDMAGIDVQLSSTICSLLLESPFSKVDLEALGFLFTHLDFSMTSWEGDDIKAISTPSELIKQRVDLKDDPEAIPLSSKNRKNLQGTNIFEEVRKAIFEERVKETKDRAAAIAWWNSLRCQRKPTYSTSLRTLLTIKGPLDDIHHLKANRSSDMYSSTLADIVLSPIERFQKIIELVEAFTFAIPAARVPSPACWCSRSDAPVFLSPSYKEKVTDLLSPLLSPIRPAIVRSQVYFPDRRLIQFDCGKLQELAMLLRKLKFGGHRALIFTQMTKMLDILEAFINLYGYTYMRLDGSTPPEERQTLMQRFNTNPKIFLFILSTRSGGVGINLVGADTVIFYDSDWNPAMDQQAQDRCHRIGQTREVHIYRLISESTIEENILKKANQKRALDNLVIQNGEYNTEFFKKLDPMELFSGHKAMTTKDEKETIKNCGAEVPLSNADVEAALKQAEDEADYMALKRVEQEEAVDNQEFTEEPVERPEDDELVNEDDLKADEPVDQGLVASGSTKEDTPLLHSETRDERAVITTSSQEDDTDVLDDVKQMAAAAAAAGQAISSFENQLRPIDRYAIRFLELWDPIIGESAMENEAGFEEKEWELDHIEKYKDEMEAEIDDGEEPLVYEKWDADFATEAYRQQVEVLAQHQLMEDLENEAREREAAEMAEMDLIQNETPHVPKSKKKKKAKKAKFKSLKKGSLAAEPKYLKSVVKVEDSTDDDNEEFAYVSSSDSDMVTPLSRMHMKGKKRDLIVDTEEENTSKKKAKKHKKSLPNSDIKYKQPSALHDELEPSKPPNSMVVDNEMKLTSRGKTIGKKSITSMPIKRVLMIKPEKLKKGNLWSRDCVPLPDSWLPQEDAILCAMVHEYGPNWSFVSGTLYGMTAGGAYRGRYRHPAYCCERYRELIQRHIMSASDSAVNEKNLNTGSGKALLKVTEENIRTLLNVAAEQPDTEMLLQKHFSCLLSSIWRTSTRTGNEQLLSLSNPIFNRQFIGSVNHSQDIARKPWQGMKITSLSRKLLEAALQDSSTSQPNNTASRSRLQENQSINKVELDLTLEFPPRGYDDSLTQFPPMISVSIDGSDSLNYVNEPPVEDVLKGYRIAAENRYRNAANACIEDSFGWASNTFPANDLKSRTGTKAQSLGKHKLSVADSAKSSKSKQRKLLAEQTEVAWVRPNDPNLKFDFTPADREDEEVEEKAVLEEIEMISCSQWYDPFFTSGLDDCSLASEISEIE; encoded by the exons ATGAACAATCTTACTGCTTctgaagaaacagaaaagaGCCCAAGTGTTCGTCGTTCT AATGATAGCTGCGGTCGTTTGGCAAAAACCAAGACCCATTCTCATGACCTCGAGCCAGGCACGACGACTGCTTCTGCTAAGTGCAGAAAGGAAGATCATACTTATGATTTTAACGATGAACAG GAAGATGTCGACTTTGTTGTTGCCACTGGTGAGGAAAAG GATGATGAGACAACACTTTCTCTCGAAGAGGAATTAGCGAAAGCAGAAAATGAAGACCATGTCGAAGAG ATTTCTCTGCTGCAAAAAGAGAGTGAAATGCCTATTGAAGTACTGCTCGCAAGGTATAAGGAG GATTTCGGTGACAAGGATATTTCTGAGGATGAATCTGAGTATTCATGTGCTCAGTCTGAAGAGTCTGGTGTAGACTCACACGAAAATAGGCAGCAAGCTAATTCAGATGATGAAAACGTTGATTCAACAGAATGTAAGCCAGATCCAAAGCCTTGCGCGGAAATAGTTGATGGCACATCCCATGAAATAACAGAAGATAATGGTAAAGATAGTAGTGATAAAATTGCtgatgcagcagcagcagcaagatCTGCGCAGCCAACTGGATTTACGTACTCTACAACAAAAGTTCGAACGAAACTGCCGTTTCTGCTCAAGCATTCTCTGCGTGAGTACCAACACATTGGTTTGGACTGGCTTGTCACGATGTATGAGAAAAGATTGAACGGGATTCTAGCTGATGAAATGGGTCTTGGAAAGACAATTATGACCATTGCTCTTCTAGCACACCTTGCATGTGATAAGGGGATATGGGGTCCCCATCTGATTGTGGTTCCAACAAGTGTGATGCTTAATTGGGAAACTGAGTTTCTTAAGTGGTGTCCTGCATTTAAAATACTCACCTACTTTGGGAGTGCAAAGGAGCGGAAACTCAAGAGACAAGGATGGATGAAGCTTAACTCATTTCATGTATGCATAACAACCTATAGGCTAGTTATTCAGGACAGTAAAATGTTCAAGCGCAAGAAGTGGAAATACTTGATTCTTGACGAAGCCCATTTAATTAAGAATTGGAAGTCTCAGAGATGGCAAACACTATTGAACTTCAATTCTAAACGCAGAATTTTGTTGACTGGTACACCGCTGCAGAATGATCTTATGGAATTGTGGTCACTTATGCATTTTCTGATGCCACATGTCTTTCAGTCTCACCAGGAATTCAAAGATTGGTTCTGTAACCCGATAGCAGGGATGGTTGAGGgacaagaaaaaatcaacaaagaagTTATTGATCGCTTACATAATGTCCTCCGTCCTTTTCTTCTACGGCGCTTAAAAAGGGATGTGGAGAAGCAACTTCCTTCAAAACATGAGCATGTTATTTTCTGTAGACTGTCTAAGAGGCAGCGCAACTTGTACGAGGACTTCATAGCAAGCACAGAAACACAGGCTACACTTAACAGTGGAAGCTTTTTTGGGATGATAAGTATCATTATGCAATTGCGGAAAGTGTGTAATCATCCTGATCTCTTTGAGGGTCGTCCTATTGTAAGTTCCTTTGATATGGCTGGCATTGATGTGCAGTTGAGTTCAACAATCTGTTCGCTGCTTTTGGAAAGTCCGTTTTCCAAGGTTGATCTTGAAGCTTTGGGATTCTTATTCACACATCTTGATTTTTCTATGACTTCTTGGGAAGGGGATGATATTAAAGCTATTTCAACTCCCTCAGAATTAATCAAGCAGCGTGTGGACTTGAAGGATGATCCAGAAGCAATCCCTTTGAGTTCGAAAAACCGCAAAAATCTGCAAGGGACGAATATTTTTGAAGAAGTACGTAAGGCCATCTTTGAGGAAAGGGTTAAAGAAACTAAGGATCGGGCAGCAGCCATTGCATGGTGGAATTCTTTGAGATGCCAGAGAAAGCCGACTTACTCTACATCTCTGAGAACTCTTTTAACCATTAAGGGTCCACTCGATGATATACACCATCTTAAAGCTAATCGTTCATCTGACATGTATTCCTCAACCCTCGCTGACATAGTTCTTTCACCGATCGAGCGCTTTCAGAAGATAATTGAGCTAGTTGAAGCTTTCACATTTGCGATTCCAGCTGCACGAGTACCTTCACCTGCTTGCTGGTGCAGCCGTAGTGACGCTCCTGTTTTTCTTAGTCCATCATACAAGGAGAAAGTTACAGATTTATTGTCACCTCTTTTGTCTCCGATTAGACCTGCAATCGTTCGGAGCCAAGTATATTTTCCAGATAGGCGACTGATACAGTTTGATTGTGGTAAGCTGCAGGAGCTTGCTATGTTATTGaggaaattaaaatttgggGGTCACAGGGCGTTGATATTCACGCAAATGACCAAGATGCTTGACATCTTGGAGGCTTTCATTAATTTATATGGTTATACCTACATGCGTCTTGATGGTTCTACTCCTCCAGAAGAGAGGCAGACGTTAATGCAGCGGTTTAATACAAATCCcaaaatctttcttttcattttgtcaACCCGAAGTGGGGGTGTTGGCATCAATCTTGTGGGTGCGGACACAGTTATATTCTATGACAGTGACTGGAATCCTGCTATGGACCAACAAGCTCAAGATCGGTGCCACAGGATAGGTCAGACACGTGAAGTCCATATATACCGGTTGATAAGTGAGAGCACCATTGAGGAGAATATCTTAAAGAAAGCAAACCAGAAGCGTGCGCTTGATAACCTAGTAATTCAAAACGGTGAGTATAACACCGAATTTTTTAAGAAGCTTGATCCCATGGAGTTGTTCTCTGGGCATAAGGCTATGACTACAAAGGATGAAAAGGAAACAATCAAGAATTGTGGGGCGGAGGTACCTCTCTCAAATGCAGATGTTGAGGCTGCTTTAAAACAGGCAGAAGATGAGGCAGACTATATGGCTCTCAAAAGAgtagaacaagaagaagctGTGGACAATCAAGAGTTTACAGAAGAACCTGTAGAGAGACCAGAAGACGATGAGCTAGTAAATGAAGATGACCTCAAGGCTGATGAGCCTGTTGATCAAGGTTTAGTTGCATCAGGGTCGACAAAAGAAGATACTCCATTGTTACATAGTGAGACCAGGGATGAGAGAGCTGTCATCACTACTTCAAGCCAAGAAGATGACACTGATGTATTAGATGATGTCAAGCAAATGGCTGCAGCAGCCGCTGCTGCTGGACAAGCTATCTCAT CTTTTGAGAATCAGCTACGTCCTATTGATAGATATGCGATAAGATTTTTAGAGCTTTGGGACCCCATCATTGGTGAGTCTGCAATGGAAAATGAAGCGGGGTTCGAAGAGAAAGAATGGGAACTTGACCACATTGAAAAGTACAAGGACGAAATGGAAGCTGAGATTGATGATGGGGAAGAGCCTCTTGTTTATGAGA AATGGGATGCTGATTTTGCAACTGAAGCATACAGGCAGCAAGTGGAAGTCTTAGCTCAACACCAG TTGATGGAAGATTTGGAAAATGAAGCTAGAGAGAGGGAAGCTGCTGAGATGGCTGAAATGGATTTGATACA GAATGAAACTCCTCATGTACCAAagtctaagaagaagaaaaaagcgaAGAAAGCCAAATTTAAATCCCTGAAGAAAGGATCACTGGCTGCCGAACCAAAATATCTGAAGTCCGTTGTGAAAGTTGAAGATTCgactgatgatgataatgaagaaTTCGCCTATGTGAGTAGCAGTGACTCAGATATGGTTACACCGCTTTCGCGGATGCATATGAAAGGCAAGAAAAGAGATTTAATTGTTGACACCGAAGAAGAGAATACCtcgaagaagaaagcaaagaagcATAAGAAATCTCTTCCGAATTCAGATATCAAATACAAACAACCAAGTGCTCTACATGATGAACTGGAACCATCAAAGCCGCCTAACAGTATGGTTGTTGATAATGAAATGAAACTAACGAGCAGGGGTAAAACTATAGGGAAAAAATCCATCACTTCCATGCCAATAAAGCGTGTTCTTATGATCAAGCCAGAGAAGCTAAAGAAAGGGAATCTGTGGTCTAGAGACTGTGTTCCCTTGCCTGATTCTTGGCTGCCTCAGGAAGATGCTATATTGTGTGCGATGGTTCATGAATATGGGCCTAATTGGAGTTTTGTTAGTGGAACTCTTTATGGAATGACAGCTGGTGGGGCTTACAGGGGACGGTATCGCCATCCTGCATATTGTTGTGAGAGATATAGAGAGCTTATCCAACGACATATTATGTCTGCTTCCGACAGTGCAGTGAACGAGAAGAACCTCAACACAGGTTCTGGGAAGGCACTCCTGAAAGTCACTGAG GAAAATATTCGGACACTCCTAAATGTTGCAGCTGAGCAGCCAGATACAGAGATGCTCctacaaaaacatttttcttgCTTGCTGTCATCAATTTGGAGGACGTCGACCCGGACAGGGAATGAACAACTGCTCTCCTTAAGCAATCCCATTTTCAATAGACAGTTTATTGGCTCCGTGAATCACTCCCAGGATATAGCTAGAAAGCCTTGGCAGGGGATGAAGATCACCAGCTTAAGTAGAAAGTTGTTAGAAGCCGCTCTCCAGGATTCCAGCACGAGTCAGCCAAACAATACTGCTTCCCGTTCGAGGTTGCAGGAGAATCAATCTATCAATAAAGTGGAGTTAGACTTAACCTTGGAATTCCCCCCACGTGGTTATGATGATTCCCTGACGCAGTTTCCACCCATGATAAGTGTGTCCATTGATGGGTCAGATTCATTAAATTATGTGAACGAGCCCCCAGTGGAAGATGTTCTAAAAGGTTATAGGATTGCTGCAGAGAACCGTTACAG
- the LOC104777013 gene encoding protein PHOTOPERIOD-INDEPENDENT EARLY FLOWERING 1-like isoform X2 produces the protein MNNLTASEETEKSPSVRRSNDSCGRLAKTKTHSHDLEPGTTTASAKCRKEDHTYDFNDEQEDVDFVVATGEEKDDETTLSLEEELAKAENEDHVEEISLLQKESEMPIEVLLARYKEDFGDKDISEDESEYSCAQSEESGVDSHENRQQANSDDENVDSTECKPDPKPCAEIVDGTSHEITEDNGKDSSDKIADAAAAARSAQPTGFTYSTTKVRTKLPFLLKHSLREYQHIGLDWLVTMYEKRLNGILADEMGLGKTIMTIALLAHLACDKGIWGPHLIVVPTSVMLNWETEFLKWCPAFKILTYFGSAKERKLKRQGWMKLNSFHVCITTYRLVIQDSKMFKRKKWKYLILDEAHLIKNWKSQRWQTLLNFNSKRRILLTGTPLQNDLMELWSLMHFLMPHVFQSHQEFKDWFCNPIAGMVEGQEKINKEVIDRLHNVLRPFLLRRLKRDVEKQLPSKHEHVIFCRLSKRQRNLYEDFIASTETQATLNSGSFFGMISIIMQLRKVCNHPDLFEGRPIVSSFDMAGIDVQLSSTICSLLLESPFSKVDLEALGFLFTHLDFSMTSWEGDDIKAISTPSELIKQRVDLKDDPEAIPLSSKNRKNLQGTNIFEEVRKAIFEERVKETKDRAAAIAWWNSLRCQRKPTYSTSLRTLLTIKSPLDDIHHLKANRSSYMYSSTLADIVLSPIERFQKIIELVEAFTFAIPAARVPSPACWCSRSDAPIFLSPSYKEKVTDLVSPLLSPIRPAIVRSQVYFPDRRLIQFDCGKLQELAMLLRKLKFGGHRALIFTQMTKMLDILEAFINLYGYTYMRLDGSTPPEERQTLMQRFNTSPKIFLFILSTRSGGVGINLVGADTVIFYDSDWNPAMDQQAQDRCHRIGQTREVHIYRLISESTIEENILKKANQKRALDNLVIQNGEYNTEFFKKLDPIELFSGHKALTTKDEKETSKNCGAEVPLSNADVEAALKQAEDEADYMALKRVEQEEAVDNQEFTEEPVERPEDDELVNEDDLKADEPVDQGLVASGSTKEDIPLLHSDTRDERAVITTSSQEDDTDVLDDVKQMAAAAAAAGQAISSFENQLRPIDRYAIRFLELWDPIIGESAMENEAGFEEKEWELDHIEKYKDEMEAEIDDGEEPLVYEKWDADFATEAYRQQVEVLAQHQLMEDLENEAREREAAEMAEMDLIQNETPHVPKSKKKKKAKKAKFKSLKKGSLAAEPKYLKSVVKVEDSTDDDNEEFAYVSSSDSDMVTPLSRMHMKGKKRDLIVDTEEENTSKKKAKKHKKSLPNSDIKYKQPSALHDELEPSKPPNSMVVDNEMKLTSRGKTIGKKSITSMPIKRVLMIKPEKLKKGNLWSRDCVPLPDSWLPQEDAILCAMVHEYGPNWSFVSGTLYGMTAGGAYRGRYRHPAYCCERYRELIQRHIMSASDSAVNEKNLNTGSGKALLKVTEENIRTLLNVAAEQPDTEMLLQKHFSCLLSSIWRTSTRTGNEQLLSLSNPIFNRQFIGSVNHSQDIARKPWQGMKITSLSRKLLEAALQDSSTSQPNNTASRSRLQENQSINKVELDLTLEFPPRGYDDSLTQFPPMISVSIDGSDSLNYVNEPPVEDVLKGYRIAAENRYRNAANACIEDSFGWASNTFPANDLKSRTGTKAQSLGKHKLSVADSAKSSKSKQRKLLAEQTEVAWVRPNDPNLKFDFTPADREDEEVEEKAVLEEIEMISCSQWYDPFFTSGLDDCSLASEISEIE, from the exons ATGAACAATCTTACTGCTTctgaagaaacagaaaagaGCCCAAGTGTTCGTCGTTCT AATGATAGCTGCGGTCGTTTGGCAAAAACCAAGACCCATTCTCATGACCTCGAGCCAGGCACGACGACTGCTTCTGCTAAGTGCAGAAAGGAAGATCATACTTATGATTTTAACGATGAACAG GAAGATGTCGACTTTGTTGTTGCCACTGGTGAGGAAAAG GATGATGAGACAACACTTTCTCTCGAAGAGGAATTAGCGAAAGCAGAAAATGAAGACCATGTCGAAGAG ATTTCTCTGCTGCAAAAAGAGAGTGAAATGCCTATTGAAGTACTGCTCGCAAGGTATAAGGAG GATTTCGGTGACAAGGATATTTCTGAGGATGAATCTGAGTATTCATGTGCTCAGTCTGAAGAGTCTGGTGTAGACTCACACGAAAATAGGCAGCAAGCTAATTCAGATGATGAAAACGTTGATTCAACAGAATGTAAGCCAGATCCAAAGCCTTGCGCGGAAATAGTTGATGGCACATCCCATGAAATAACAGAAGATAATGGTAAAGATAGTAGTGATAAAATTGCtgatgcagcagcagcagcaagatCTGCGCAGCCAACTGGATTTACGTACTCTACAACAAAAGTTCGAACGAAACTGCCGTTTCTGCTCAAGCATTCTCTGCGTGAGTACCAACACATTGGTTTGGACTGGCTTGTCACGATGTATGAGAAAAGATTGAACGGGATTCTAGCTGATGAAATGGGTCTTGGAAAGACAATTATGACCATTGCTCTTCTAGCACACCTTGCATGTGATAAGGGGATATGGGGTCCCCATCTGATTGTGGTTCCAACAAGTGTGATGCTTAATTGGGAAACTGAGTTTCTTAAGTGGTGTCCTGCATTTAAAATACTCACCTACTTTGGGAGTGCAAAGGAGCGGAAACTCAAGAGACAAGGATGGATGAAGCTTAACTCATTTCATGTATGCATAACAACCTATAGGCTAGTTATTCAGGACAGTAAAATGTTCAAGCGCAAGAAGTGGAAATACTTGATTCTTGACGAAGCCCATTTAATTAAGAATTGGAAGTCTCAGAGATGGCAAACACTATTGAACTTCAATTCTAAACGCAGAATTTTGTTGACTGGTACACCGCTGCAGAATGATCTTATGGAATTGTGGTCACTTATGCATTTTCTGATGCCACATGTCTTTCAGTCTCACCAGGAATTCAAAGATTGGTTCTGTAACCCGATAGCAGGGATGGTTGAGGgacaagaaaaaatcaacaaagaagTTATTGATCGCTTACATAATGTCCTCCGTCCTTTTCTTCTACGGCGCTTAAAAAGGGATGTGGAGAAGCAACTTCCTTCAAAACATGAGCATGTTATTTTCTGTAGACTGTCTAAGAGGCAGCGCAACTTGTACGAGGACTTCATAGCAAGCACAGAAACACAGGCTACACTTAACAGTGGAAGCTTTTTTGGGATGATAAGTATCATTATGCAATTGCGGAAAGTGTGTAATCATCCTGATCTCTTTGAGGGTCGTCCTATTGTAAGTTCCTTTGATATGGCTGGCATTGATGTGCAGTTGAGTTCAACAATCTGTTCGCTGCTTTTGGAAAGTCCGTTTTCCAAGGTTGATCTTGAAGCTTTGGGATTCTTATTCACACATCTTGATTTTTCTATGACTTCTTGGGAAGGGGATGATATTAAAGCTATTTCAACTCCCTCAGAATTAATCAAGCAGCGTGTGGACTTGAAGGATGATCCAGAAGCAATCCCTTTGAGTTCGAAAAACCGCAAAAATCTGCAAGGGACGAATATTTTTGAAGAAGTACGTAAG GCCATCTTTGAGGAAAGGGTTAAAGAAACTAAGGATCGGGCAGCTGCCATTGCATGGTGGAATTCTTTGAGATGCCAGAGAAAGCCGACTTACTCTACATCTCTGAGAACTCTTTTAACCATTAAGAGTCCACTCGATGATATACACCATCTTAAAGCTAATCGTTCATCTTACATGTATTCCTCAACCCTCGCTGACATAGTTCTTTCACCGATCGAGCGCTTTCAGAAGATAATTGAGCTAGTTGAAGCTTTCACATTTGCGATTCCAGCTGCACGAGTACCTTCACCTGCTTGCTGGTGCAGCCGTAGTGACGCTCCTATTTTTCTTAGTCCATCATACAAGGAGAAAGTTACAGATTTAGTGTCACCTCTTTTGTCTCCGATTAGACCTGCAATCGTTCGGAGCCAAGTATATTTTCCAGATAGGCGACTGATACAGTTTGATTGTGGTAAGCTGCAGGAGCTTGCTATGTTATTGaggaaattaaaatttgggGGTCACAGGGCGTTGATATTCACGCAAATGACCAAGATGCTTGACATCTTGGAGGCTTTCATTAATTTATATGGTTATACCTACATGCGTCTTGATGGTTCTACTCCTCCAGAAGAGAGGCAGACGTTAATGCAGCGGTTTAATACAAGTCCcaaaatctttcttttcattttgtcaACCCGAAGTGGGGGTGTTGGCATCAATCTTGTGGGTGCGGACACAGTTATATTCTATGACAGTGACTGGAATCCTGCTATGGACCAACAAGCTCAAGATCGGTGCCACAGGATAGGTCAGACACGTGAAGTCCATATATACCGGTTGATAAGTGAGAGCACCATTGAGGAGAATATCTTAAAGAAAGCAAACCAGAAGCGTGCGCTTGATAACCTAGTAATTCAAAACGGTGAGTATAACACCGAATTTTTCAAGAAGCTTGATCCCATTGAGTTGTTCTCTGGGCATAAGGCTCTGACTACAAAGGATGAAAAGGAAACAAGCAAGAATTGTGGGGCGGAGGTACCTCTGTCAAATGCAGATGTTGAGGCTGCTTTAAAACAGGCAGAAGATGAGGCAGATTATATGGCTCTCAAAAGAgtagaacaagaagaagctGTGGACAATCAAGAGTTTACAGAAGAACCTGTAGAGAGACCAGAAGACGATGAGCTAGTAAATGAAGATGACCTAAAGGCTGATGAGCCTGTTGATCAAGGTTTAGTTGCATCAGGGTCGACAAAAGAAGATATTCCATTGTTACATAGTGATACCAGGGATGAGAGAGCTGTCATCACTACTTCAAGCCAAGAAGATGACACTGATGTATTAGATGATGTCAAGCAAATGGCTGCAGCAGCCGCTGCTGCTGGACAAGCTATCTCATCTTTTGAGAATCAGCTACGTCCTATTGATAGATATGCGATAAGATTTTTAGAGCTTTGGGACCCCATCATTGGTGAGTCTGCAATGGAAAATGAAGCGGGGTTCGAAGAGAAAGAATGGGAACTTGACCACATTGAAAAGTACAAGGACGAAATGGAAGCTGAGATTGATGATGGGGAAGAGCCTCTTGTTTATGAGA AATGGGATGCTGATTTTGCAACTGAAGCATACAGGCAGCAAGTGGAAGTCTTAGCTCAACACCAG TTGATGGAAGATTTGGAAAATGAAGCTAGAGAGAGGGAAGCTGCTGAGATGGCTGAAATGGATTTGATACA GAATGAAACTCCTCATGTACCAAagtctaagaagaagaaaaaagcgaAGAAAGCCAAATTTAAATCCCTGAAGAAAGGATCACTGGCTGCCGAACCAAAATATCTGAAGTCCGTTGTGAAAGTTGAAGATTCgactgatgatgataatgaagaaTTCGCCTATGTGAGTAGCAGTGACTCAGATATGGTTACACCGCTTTCGCGGATGCATATGAAAGGCAAGAAAAGAGATTTAATTGTTGACACCGAAGAAGAGAATACCtcgaagaagaaagcaaagaagcATAAGAAATCTCTTCCGAATTCAGATATCAAATACAAACAACCAAGTGCTCTACATGATGAACTGGAACCATCAAAGCCGCCTAACAGTATGGTTGTTGATAATGAAATGAAACTAACGAGCAGGGGTAAAACTATAGGGAAAAAATCCATCACTTCCATGCCAATAAAGCGTGTTCTTATGATCAAGCCAGAGAAGCTAAAGAAAGGGAATCTGTGGTCTAGAGACTGTGTTCCCTTGCCTGATTCTTGGCTGCCTCAGGAAGATGCTATATTGTGTGCGATGGTTCATGAATATGGGCCTAATTGGAGTTTTGTTAGTGGAACTCTTTATGGAATGACAGCTGGTGGGGCTTACAGGGGACGGTATCGCCATCCTGCATATTGTTGTGAGAGATATAGAGAGCTTATCCAACGACATATTATGTCTGCTTCCGACAGTGCAGTGAACGAGAAGAACCTCAACACAGGTTCTGGGAAGGCACTCCTGAAAGTCACTGAG GAAAATATTCGGACACTCCTAAATGTTGCAGCTGAGCAGCCAGATACAGAGATGCTCctacaaaaacatttttcttgCTTGCTGTCATCAATTTGGAGGACGTCGACCCGGACAGGGAATGAACAACTGCTCTCCTTAAGCAATCCCATTTTCAATAGACAGTTTATTGGCTCCGTGAATCACTCCCAGGATATAGCTAGAAAGCCTTGGCAGGGGATGAAGATCACCAGCTTAAGTAGAAAGTTGTTAGAAGCCGCTCTCCAGGATTCCAGCACGAGTCAGCCAAACAATACTGCTTCCCGTTCGAGGTTGCAGGAGAATCAATCTATCAATAAAGTGGAGTTAGACTTAACCTTGGAATTCCCCCCACGTGGTTATGATGATTCCCTGACGCAGTTTCCACCCATGATAAGTGTGTCCATTGATGGGTCAGATTCATTAAATTATGTGAACGAGCCCCCAGTGGAAGATGTTCTAAAAGGTTATAGGATTGCTGCAGAGAACCGTTACAG
- the LOC104777002 gene encoding peroxisomal 2,4-dienoyl-CoA reductase gives MESPFKPDVVKGKVALITGGGSGIGFEISSQFGKHGGSIAIMGRRKQVLDDAVNALRSLGIQAIGLEGDVRKQEDARRVVESTFQHFGKIDVLVNAAAGNFLAAAEDLSPNGFRTVLDIDAVGTFNMCHAALKYLKKDGPGRDSSSGGGSIINISATLHYPASWYQIHVSAAKAAVDATTRNLALEWGTDYDIRVNGIAPGPIGGTPGMSKLVPEEIENKTREYMPLYKLGEKWDIAMAALYLSCDSGKFVNGLTMVVDGGLWLSKPRHLPKEAVKQLSRAVEKRSRAKPVGLPTSKL, from the exons ATGGAGTCTCCGTTCAAACCTGATGTGGTCAAAGGTAAGGTAGCTCTCATCACAGGCGGCGGATCCGGTATCGGTTTTGAGATCTCTTCTCAGTTCGGCAAACATGGAGGTTCTATCGCCATCATGGGACGCCGGAAACAAGTTCTCGACGATGCTGTTAACGCTCTCCGATCTCTAGGGATTCAg gCTATTGGATTGGAAGGTGATGTTCGTAAGCAAGAGGATGCGAGAAGAGTTGTGGAATCAACTTTTCAGCATTTTGGTAAAATTGATGTTCTTGTTAACGCTGCTGCTGGCAATTTCCTCGCTGCTGCTGAGGATTTGTCTCCTAATGGCTTCAGAACAG TCTTGGACATTGATGCAGTAGGAACATTCAACATGTGTCACGCAGCACTTAAGTATCTTAAGAAAGATGGGCCTGGGAGAGACTCATCAAGTGGTGGTGGTTCGATTATTAACATAAGTGCTACTTTGCACTACCCGGCTTCTTGGTACCAAATTCATGTTTCTGCTGCCAAG GCTGCAGTTGATGCTACGACAAGAAACTTGGCATTGGAGTGGGGAACTGACTATGATATTAGAGTGAACGGGATTGCACCAGGACCCATTGGAGGTACACCGGGAATGAGTAAACTTGTACCTGAGgagattgaaaacaaaaccCGAGAGTACATGCCTCTTTATAAACTCGGTGAGAAGTGGGATATCGCAATGGCTGCCCTCTACCTAAGCTGTGATTCTG GGAAATTTGTGAACGGACTGACAATGGTGGTAGATGGAGGACTGTGGCTTAGCAAACCTCGCCATTTGCCCAAAGAAGCTGTGAAGCAACTCTCTCGTGCGGTGGAGAAGAGGTCCAGGGCCAAGCCTGTTGGTCTGCCCACCAGCAAGCTTTAG